The following coding sequences lie in one Isoptericola variabilis 225 genomic window:
- a CDS encoding ribonuclease Z, with protein MSARELVVLGTASMVPTRERNHNGYVLRFDDTTILFDPGEGTQRQLTLAGISATDLTRIAITHLHGDHSLGLAGVAQRISGDQVPHVVPVCFPASGERWVRHLLDASAFDHHERVVLQPLTAAPGEAVPVPAVPGQRGGSTAGAPTLTARPLEHRIDALGYRLQEPDGVTLDPALLAAAGVAPGPDVGRLQREGVLALEDARVVRLEQVSVHRPGQSVAFVMDTRMCDSVGELADGVDLLVIESTFLHRDADLAERWAHLTARQAAIVAAEAGARHLVLTHFSQRYRVPDELPQAFEREAREVFDGGLTVARDLDRVPLPPRRRRPARP; from the coding sequence GTGTCGGCGCGCGAGCTCGTCGTCCTCGGCACCGCGAGCATGGTGCCCACCCGTGAGCGCAACCACAACGGGTACGTGCTGCGCTTCGACGACACCACGATCCTGTTCGACCCCGGCGAGGGCACCCAGCGCCAGCTCACGCTCGCGGGCATCTCGGCGACCGACCTGACCCGGATCGCCATCACGCACCTGCACGGCGACCACTCGCTCGGCCTGGCCGGGGTCGCCCAGCGCATCTCGGGCGACCAGGTGCCGCACGTCGTGCCCGTGTGCTTCCCGGCGTCGGGGGAGCGGTGGGTCCGTCACCTGCTCGACGCCAGCGCGTTCGACCACCACGAGCGCGTGGTGCTGCAGCCGCTGACCGCCGCACCGGGCGAGGCCGTGCCCGTGCCCGCCGTGCCGGGCCAGCGCGGCGGCTCGACGGCGGGCGCCCCGACGCTGACCGCCCGCCCGCTCGAGCACCGCATCGACGCGCTCGGCTACCGGCTGCAGGAGCCCGACGGCGTCACGCTCGACCCGGCGCTGCTGGCCGCGGCCGGGGTCGCGCCGGGGCCCGACGTCGGGCGGCTCCAGCGCGAGGGCGTGCTCGCCCTCGAGGACGCGCGCGTCGTGCGCCTGGAGCAGGTGAGCGTGCACCGTCCGGGCCAGTCGGTCGCGTTCGTCATGGACACCCGGATGTGCGACTCCGTCGGCGAGCTCGCCGACGGAGTCGACCTGCTCGTCATCGAGTCGACGTTCCTGCACCGCGACGCCGACCTCGCCGAGCGGTGGGCGCACCTGACGGCCCGGCAGGCCGCGATCGTCGCGGCCGAGGCCGGCGCGCGGCACCTCGTGCTCACCCACTTCTCGCAGCGCTACCGCGTGCCCGACGAGCTGCCGCAGGCGTTCGAGCGCGAGGCGCGCGAGGTCTTCGACGGCGGGCTCACCGTGGCGCGCGACCTCGACCGCGTGCCGCTGCCGCCCCGCCGCCGCCGTCCCGCCCGTCCCTGA
- the ald gene encoding alanine dehydrogenase — MDIGVPKEVKNHEYRVAITPAGVHELTAHGHTVTVQAGAGLGSSITDAEYAEAGATVVATADEAWDAEMVLKVKEPVAEEYHRIRDGQVLFTYLHLAADKALTEELLARDVTAIAYETVQTETGALPLLAPMSEVAGRLAPQVGAATLLRAEGGRGILLGGVPGVAAGHVVIIGAGVSGMNAARIAVGMGARVTLLDKNADVLKAADRELGGRVQTLASNRLTLEQAVLDADLVIGAVLVPGAKAPVLVSNELVERMRPGSVLVDIAIDQGGCFEDSRPTTHAKPTFDVHGSVFYCVANMPGAVPHTSTYALTNVTLPYAVALADHGWREAMRADPALARGLNTHDGHVTNPGVAEAHSLEQVAVSDVL, encoded by the coding sequence ATGGACATCGGTGTGCCGAAGGAAGTGAAGAACCACGAGTACCGCGTCGCGATCACGCCCGCCGGCGTGCACGAGCTCACCGCGCACGGGCACACCGTCACGGTGCAGGCCGGCGCCGGGCTCGGGTCCTCGATCACGGACGCCGAGTACGCCGAGGCCGGCGCCACCGTCGTCGCCACCGCCGACGAGGCGTGGGACGCCGAGATGGTGCTCAAGGTCAAGGAGCCCGTCGCCGAGGAGTACCACCGCATCCGCGACGGCCAGGTGCTGTTCACCTACCTCCACCTCGCCGCCGACAAGGCGCTCACCGAGGAGCTCCTCGCCCGCGACGTCACCGCGATCGCGTACGAGACCGTCCAGACCGAGACCGGCGCGCTGCCGCTGCTCGCCCCCATGTCCGAGGTCGCCGGCCGCCTGGCACCCCAGGTCGGCGCCGCGACCCTGCTGCGCGCCGAGGGCGGGCGCGGGATCCTGCTCGGCGGCGTGCCCGGCGTCGCCGCGGGCCACGTCGTCATCATCGGCGCGGGCGTCTCCGGCATGAACGCCGCGCGCATCGCCGTCGGCATGGGCGCGCGCGTCACCCTGCTCGACAAGAACGCCGACGTCCTCAAGGCCGCCGACCGCGAGCTCGGCGGGCGCGTGCAGACCCTCGCGTCCAACCGGCTCACCCTCGAGCAGGCCGTCCTCGACGCGGACCTCGTCATCGGCGCCGTGCTCGTGCCCGGCGCCAAGGCGCCCGTGCTCGTGTCCAACGAGCTCGTCGAGCGCATGCGCCCCGGCTCGGTGCTCGTCGACATCGCGATCGACCAGGGCGGCTGCTTCGAGGACTCCCGCCCCACCACGCACGCCAAGCCCACCTTCGACGTGCACGGCTCGGTGTTCTACTGCGTGGCCAACATGCCCGGCGCCGTCCCGCACACCTCGACCTACGCGCTGACCAACGTGACCCTCCCCTACGCGGTGGCGCTCGCGGACCACGGCTGGCGCGAGGCCATGCGCGCCGACCCCGCACTCGCCCGCGGCCTCAACACGCACGACGGGCACGTGACCAACCCGGGCGTGGCCGAGGCGCACAGCCTCGAGCAGGTCGCCGTCTCCGACGTCCTCTGA
- a CDS encoding Lrp/AsnC family transcriptional regulator, which produces MTERSSAGRGPTSPRPNDLRTRVAGHSGLERRAPAPVRLDETDHRLLAALADDARLPNNALAAKVGIAPSTCLTRVRHLREKGVIRGFHADVDPALAGRPLQAIIAVRMQGHARSRLTAFLHQLAELPGVLNVFLLGGAHDFFVHVAAPDSDGLNDFVVENLSVNPDVALTETNLIFRHVRASWY; this is translated from the coding sequence ATGACGGAGCGATCTTCGGCAGGGCGCGGTCCGACGTCGCCGCGCCCGAACGATCTTCGGACCCGGGTCGCGGGTCACTCGGGGCTCGAGCGGCGGGCGCCGGCGCCGGTGCGGCTCGACGAGACCGACCACCGGCTGCTCGCGGCCCTCGCCGACGACGCGCGGCTGCCGAACAACGCCCTGGCGGCCAAGGTCGGGATCGCGCCGTCGACGTGCCTGACGCGGGTGCGTCACCTGCGCGAGAAGGGCGTGATCCGCGGCTTCCACGCCGACGTCGACCCGGCGCTGGCGGGCCGGCCGCTGCAGGCGATCATCGCCGTGCGCATGCAGGGCCACGCCCGCTCACGGCTGACCGCGTTCCTGCACCAGCTCGCCGAGCTGCCGGGCGTGCTCAACGTGTTCCTGCTGGGCGGGGCGCACGACTTCTTCGTGCACGTCGCGGCCCCGGACTCCGACGGCCTCAACGACTTCGTCGTCGAGAACCTGTCGGTCAACCCCGACGTGGCGCTGACCGAGACGAACCTCATCTTCCGGCACGTGCGGGCGAGCTGGTACTGA
- a CDS encoding GNAT family N-acetyltransferase → MIIATDSPVRADVRALLDEHLADMHATSPPKSVHALDAAALLAPGVTFLTARAPDGLLLGCGALSELAPSAAGAPGHGELKSMRTARTARGRGVATAVLARLLGLARERGYARVSLETGSQDFFAPARRLYARHGFVECGPFGSYVPDPHSVFMTLELAPVSTSSPARAGR, encoded by the coding sequence GTGATCATCGCGACCGACTCCCCCGTGCGCGCCGACGTGCGCGCGCTGCTCGACGAGCACCTGGCCGACATGCACGCCACGTCGCCGCCGAAGTCGGTGCACGCGCTCGACGCCGCGGCGCTGCTCGCGCCGGGCGTCACGTTCCTCACGGCGCGCGCGCCGGACGGCCTGCTGCTCGGGTGCGGCGCGCTGAGCGAGCTGGCGCCGTCCGCGGCGGGCGCGCCCGGCCACGGCGAGCTGAAGTCGATGCGCACGGCCCGCACCGCGCGGGGGCGCGGCGTGGCCACCGCGGTGCTCGCCCGGCTGCTCGGCCTCGCGCGCGAGCGCGGCTACGCCCGGGTCAGCCTCGAGACCGGCTCGCAGGACTTCTTCGCCCCGGCCCGGCGCCTGTACGCGCGCCACGGCTTCGTCGAGTGCGGACCGTTCGGCTCCTACGTGCCCGACCCGCACAGCGTCTTCATGACGCTCGAGCTGGCGCCGGTCAGTACCAGCTCGCCCGCACGTGCCGGAAGATGA
- a CDS encoding alpha/beta fold hydrolase — MILSHDDDDGTGPAVLLLHAGVADRRMWEPLVAPLRHAFRVVRADLRGFGDTPLPGGEYADADDVAALLDHLGLDDAAVVGASFGGRVALELAATHPGRVRELVLLCPSVRGLEPTDALRAFDVEEDRLLSAGDVEGAVRLNVATWLGPDADVPAREALAAMQRRAFEVQLEADAGDDPPRARRLDVDLAALRVPTVVVSGGQDMDHLRACAAHVAAEVPGAEHVVLGWAGHLPALERPDAVRALLLDVLRDDPAVHAP; from the coding sequence ATGATCCTCTCCCACGACGACGACGACGGCACCGGCCCGGCCGTCCTGCTCCTGCACGCGGGCGTCGCCGACCGTCGCATGTGGGAGCCGCTCGTGGCCCCGCTGCGCCACGCGTTCCGCGTGGTCCGCGCCGACCTGCGCGGCTTCGGCGACACCCCCCTGCCCGGCGGCGAGTACGCCGACGCCGACGACGTCGCCGCGCTGCTCGACCACCTGGGCCTCGACGACGCCGCCGTGGTCGGCGCGTCGTTCGGCGGCCGCGTCGCCCTCGAGCTCGCGGCCACCCACCCCGGCCGCGTGCGCGAGCTGGTGCTGCTGTGCCCGTCGGTGCGCGGGCTCGAGCCGACCGACGCCCTGCGCGCGTTCGACGTCGAGGAGGACCGGCTCCTGTCCGCCGGGGACGTCGAGGGCGCGGTGCGGCTCAACGTCGCCACCTGGCTCGGGCCGGATGCCGACGTGCCCGCCCGCGAGGCGCTCGCGGCCATGCAGCGCCGCGCGTTCGAGGTGCAGCTCGAGGCCGACGCCGGCGACGACCCGCCGCGCGCCCGGCGCCTCGACGTCGACCTGGCGGCCCTGCGGGTGCCGACCGTCGTCGTCTCGGGCGGCCAGGACATGGACCACCTGCGGGCGTGCGCGGCGCACGTGGCCGCCGAGGTCCCCGGCGCCGAGCACGTCGTGCTCGGCTGGGCGGGGCACCTGCCGGCGCTCGAGCGGCCCGACGCCGTGCGGGCGCTGCTGCTCGACGTGCTGCGCGACGACCCGGCCGTGCACGCCCCCTGA
- a CDS encoding alpha/beta fold hydrolase: MTARRRERHHVRVTGAQDGPAMVFAHGFGCDQSMWRLVAPRFEDTHRVVLFDHAGAGDADPALYDVERHATLDGYAEDVVALLDELDLGPVVLVGHSVSATIALLAAARRPDLFDRLVLVGPSPRYVDDDGYRGGFTAEEITELLETMDGNFLGWSQSVAPLIMGNADRPELGQELAASFCRTDPDVARRFARTTFLSDNRADLAAVRTPSLVVQCREDVIAPVEVGRYVHERLAGSRFALIDAVGHCPNLSAPDALTAAMREYLAA; encoded by the coding sequence ATGACGGCACGCCGGCGCGAGCGCCACCACGTCCGGGTCACGGGGGCGCAGGACGGCCCCGCGATGGTCTTCGCGCACGGTTTCGGCTGCGACCAGTCGATGTGGCGCCTGGTCGCCCCCCGCTTCGAGGACACCCACCGGGTGGTGCTGTTCGACCATGCGGGCGCGGGCGACGCCGACCCCGCGCTGTACGACGTCGAGCGGCACGCCACGCTCGACGGGTACGCCGAGGACGTCGTGGCGCTGCTCGACGAGCTCGACCTGGGTCCCGTGGTGCTCGTGGGGCACTCGGTGAGCGCGACGATCGCGCTGCTCGCGGCGGCGCGCCGGCCCGACCTGTTCGACCGCCTCGTGCTCGTGGGCCCGAGCCCGCGGTACGTCGACGACGACGGGTACCGCGGCGGGTTCACCGCCGAGGAGATCACCGAGCTGCTCGAGACCATGGACGGCAACTTCCTCGGCTGGTCGCAGTCGGTCGCGCCGCTCATCATGGGCAACGCGGACCGGCCCGAGCTCGGCCAGGAGCTGGCGGCGTCGTTCTGCCGCACCGACCCCGACGTCGCGCGCCGGTTCGCCCGCACGACGTTCCTGTCGGACAACCGGGCCGACCTTGCCGCGGTGCGCACCCCGAGCCTGGTGGTCCAGTGCCGCGAGGACGTCATCGCGCCGGTCGAGGTGGGCCGGTACGTGCACGAGCGCCTGGCCGGCTCGCGGTTCGCGCTCATCGACGCGGTGGGGCACTGCCCCAACCTCAGCGCCCCGGACGCGCTGACCGCCGCGATGCGGGAGTACCTGGCGGCATGA
- a CDS encoding SpoIIE family protein phosphatase produces MSDAGRASSWGAAPAGLARLDADGRVLDVNATLLAWAGAGDVVGRPLSDLLTVGGRIYFETHVRPLLALQGRVEEVALELRAPQGRLPVLLSAATRDDGFDVALVTARERVRFERATLEARAEAERVAQRLRWVQDATAALARAAGLEAVRAALLGTVEAHPAVAAAALVPPGAADVPADGRLAVPVAGEAQDHGTLVVTLHGRPGDEPVDRDALETVARQGAVALDRALLHEQSVSVAHELQHAMLTQDLPVRDDVTVVAQYRPAVSGLEVGGDWYDAFALDDATVAVAVGDVVGHGLHAATAMGQLRTATRALARPGLGPAGLLRLVDEFVTRRDVGFAATLAYAELDAATGTLAYACAGHLPPLRVRADGTGEYLWDGRSAPLGVPSPRGPRTAGTVRLRPGEQVLLYTDGVVERRDRSLPDGLDRLAHLAGRVPAAELVAGLVDAEADRRDDACVLGLTWHPRPAPTPGPTPVRAPANRG; encoded by the coding sequence ATGAGCGACGCCGGGCGCGCGAGCTCCTGGGGCGCCGCCCCGGCGGGCCTGGCGCGCCTGGACGCCGACGGCCGGGTCCTCGACGTCAACGCGACGCTCCTGGCGTGGGCCGGGGCGGGCGACGTCGTCGGCCGTCCGCTGAGCGACCTGCTCACGGTGGGCGGGCGGATCTACTTCGAGACGCACGTGCGGCCCCTGCTCGCGCTGCAGGGCCGCGTGGAGGAGGTCGCGCTCGAGCTGCGCGCGCCGCAGGGCCGCCTGCCCGTGCTGCTCTCCGCCGCGACGCGCGACGACGGGTTCGACGTCGCGCTGGTCACGGCCCGCGAGCGCGTGCGCTTCGAGCGCGCGACGCTCGAGGCGCGCGCGGAGGCCGAGCGCGTCGCGCAGCGGCTGCGCTGGGTGCAGGACGCGACGGCGGCGCTCGCCCGGGCCGCGGGGCTCGAGGCCGTGCGGGCGGCGCTGCTCGGGACCGTCGAGGCGCACCCGGCCGTCGCCGCGGCCGCGCTGGTGCCACCCGGTGCCGCGGACGTCCCGGCCGACGGGCGCCTGGCGGTGCCGGTCGCGGGCGAGGCGCAGGACCACGGCACCCTCGTCGTGACGCTGCACGGGCGGCCCGGCGACGAGCCCGTCGACCGGGACGCCCTCGAGACGGTCGCCCGGCAGGGCGCCGTCGCGCTCGACCGGGCGCTGCTGCACGAGCAGAGCGTCTCGGTCGCGCACGAGCTGCAGCACGCGATGCTCACCCAGGACCTGCCGGTGCGCGACGACGTCACGGTCGTCGCGCAGTACCGCCCGGCCGTGAGCGGGCTCGAGGTGGGCGGCGACTGGTACGACGCGTTCGCGCTCGACGACGCCACGGTCGCGGTCGCGGTGGGCGACGTCGTCGGGCACGGCCTGCACGCGGCGACCGCGATGGGCCAGCTGCGCACCGCGACGCGGGCGCTGGCCCGCCCCGGGCTGGGCCCGGCGGGCCTGCTGCGGCTCGTCGACGAGTTCGTGACCCGCCGCGACGTCGGGTTCGCCGCGACCCTCGCGTACGCGGAGCTGGACGCCGCCACGGGGACGCTCGCGTACGCGTGCGCGGGCCACCTGCCGCCGCTGCGGGTCCGCGCGGACGGCACGGGCGAGTACCTGTGGGACGGCCGGTCGGCGCCGCTCGGGGTGCCGTCGCCGCGTGGCCCGCGCACGGCGGGCACCGTGCGCCTGCGCCCGGGCGAGCAGGTCCTGCTCTACACCGACGGGGTCGTCGAGCGGCGGGACCGGTCGCTGCCCGACGGCCTGGACCGGCTGGCGCACCTCGCCGGCCGGGTGCCGGCCGCGGAGCTCGTCGCAGGGCTGGTCGACGCCGAGGCGGACCGGCGCGACGACGCGTGCGTGCTCGGCCTCACGTGGCACCCGCGGCCCGCTCCCACCCCGGGGCCGACCCCGGTGCGCGCGCCGGCGAACCGGGGTTGA
- a CDS encoding LLM class flavin-dependent oxidoreductase yields the protein MKRIGFLSFGHWTPHPQSATRTAADALLQSIELAVAAEELGADGAYFRVHHFARQLASPFPLLAAVGARTSRIEIGTAVIDMRYENPLYMAENAGAADLISGGRLQLGISRGSPEQVIDGFRYFGHEPAPGETDADMARRHTARFLEVLTGEGFAEPNPRPMFPNPPGLLRLEPHSPGLRERIWWGAGTRATAEWTAAQGMNLMSSTLLTEDTGVPFHVLQAEQIRRFRDAWADAGHERTPRVSVSRSIFPFTDERDRAYFGLETASTDQVGVLEGTRARFGKTYAGEVDDVVAELAADEAVAAADTLLLTVPNQLGVDYNAHVIENVVKHVAPQLGWR from the coding sequence GTGAAGCGCATCGGGTTCCTGTCCTTCGGCCACTGGACGCCGCACCCGCAGTCGGCGACGCGCACGGCGGCGGACGCGCTGCTGCAGTCGATCGAGCTCGCGGTCGCCGCCGAGGAGCTCGGCGCCGACGGCGCCTACTTCCGGGTGCACCACTTCGCGCGCCAGCTGGCCTCGCCGTTCCCGCTGCTCGCGGCGGTCGGGGCGCGCACGAGCCGCATCGAGATCGGCACCGCCGTCATCGACATGCGCTACGAGAACCCCCTGTACATGGCCGAGAACGCCGGCGCCGCGGACCTCATCTCCGGCGGGCGGCTGCAGCTCGGCATCAGCCGCGGGTCGCCCGAGCAGGTGATCGACGGGTTCCGCTACTTCGGGCACGAGCCGGCCCCTGGCGAGACCGACGCCGACATGGCGCGCCGGCACACCGCCCGCTTCCTCGAGGTGCTCACCGGGGAGGGGTTCGCCGAGCCGAACCCGCGCCCGATGTTCCCCAACCCGCCGGGCCTGCTGCGCCTCGAGCCGCACTCGCCCGGGCTGCGCGAGCGGATCTGGTGGGGCGCCGGCACCCGGGCCACGGCCGAGTGGACCGCCGCGCAGGGCATGAACCTCATGAGCTCGACGCTGCTCACCGAGGACACCGGCGTGCCGTTCCACGTGCTGCAGGCCGAGCAGATCCGGCGGTTCCGCGACGCGTGGGCCGACGCCGGCCACGAGCGCACCCCGCGCGTGTCGGTCTCGCGCAGCATCTTCCCGTTCACCGACGAGCGCGACCGGGCGTACTTCGGTCTCGAGACGGCCAGCACGGACCAGGTGGGCGTGCTGGAGGGCACCCGGGCCCGGTTCGGCAAGACGTACGCGGGCGAGGTCGACGACGTCGTGGCCGAGCTCGCCGCCGACGAGGCGGTCGCCGCCGCCGACACGCTGCTGCTCACCGTCCCGAACCAGCTCGGCGTCGACTACAACGCGCACGTCATCGAGAACGTGGTGAAGCACGTCGCGCCGCAGCTCGGCTGGCGCTGA
- a CDS encoding MOSC domain-containing protein: MTTVSALRRYPVKAMGGEPLDVATLDARGVTGDRWYAVRDADGRFASLKDTRRFRRRDGVVAYTAATASDGSVRVTHADGTWTVGDPALDAHLGAALGVPVTVAPEGDVAHHDDGRVSLVGTASLAWCARRFGGSGDPRRLRANVVLDTDEPFVEEGWVGRELRVGTAVLRVVGRVERCRTVDVAQDGAEPGAPWLRPLGAERDLCLAVYADVVEPGTVARGDALRLA, encoded by the coding sequence GTGACCACCGTCTCCGCGCTGCGCCGCTACCCCGTCAAGGCCATGGGCGGCGAGCCGCTCGACGTCGCCACGCTCGACGCCCGGGGCGTGACCGGGGACCGCTGGTACGCGGTGCGCGACGCCGACGGGCGGTTCGCCTCGCTCAAGGACACCCGCCGCTTCCGGCGGCGCGACGGCGTCGTCGCGTACACCGCGGCGACCGCGTCGGACGGGTCGGTGCGCGTCACCCACGCCGACGGCACGTGGACGGTGGGCGACCCGGCCCTGGACGCGCACCTGGGCGCCGCGCTCGGCGTGCCCGTCACGGTGGCGCCCGAGGGCGACGTGGCCCACCACGACGACGGGCGGGTCTCGCTCGTCGGCACCGCGTCCCTGGCCTGGTGCGCGCGCCGCTTCGGCGGGTCGGGCGACCCGCGCCGGCTGCGCGCCAACGTCGTGCTCGACACCGACGAGCCGTTCGTCGAGGAGGGCTGGGTCGGGCGCGAGCTGCGCGTCGGCACCGCGGTGCTGCGCGTCGTCGGGCGCGTGGAGCGCTGCCGCACGGTCGACGTCGCCCAGGACGGCGCCGAGCCGGGCGCGCCCTGGCTGCGGCCGCTCGGGGCCGAGCGGGACCTGTGCCTGGCCGTGTACGCCGACGTCGTCGAGCCGGGCACCGTCGCGCGCGGGGACGCGCTGCGGCTCGCCTAG